The Sorex araneus isolate mSorAra2 chromosome X, mSorAra2.pri, whole genome shotgun sequence DNA segment AACAGAACTTCAACAATTTTTAGCTGAGCCTGCCTCTCTGCTAACACTTTCCCCAAACTGCCAAGTACTTCAAAGCAGGAGTGGTACTCAAGGAGGATATGGCCTcattgtgcaaagcaagtgttatGTTTCTGCCATGGATGCCTGAGTATCCAGCACCTTCTGCCacacctcccttccctcctctctcttgtAGGTCTCTGGGGTCTGATCAACAATGCTGGCATTCTCGGGGTTCTGGCTCCCACTGACTGGCTGACAGTGGATGACTTCAGAGAACCTATCGAAGTGAACTTCTTTGGCCTCATCTGTGTGACACTAAATATGCTTCCCCTGGTCAAAAAAGCTCGAGGGAGGATTATCAATGTCTCCAGTGTTGGGGGTCGGCTTGCATTCTGCGGAGGGGGCTACATTCCATCCAAATATGCAGTAGAAGGCTTCAATGACAGCTTAAGGTAAAATGAACATCATTGTGTTAGGAAATAATAGCTTCTAACATTTACTGAAGACACTTGGTTTAGTGCTTTAAATTATTCTCAGTTTATAGATGATACTGTGAAACTAAGAAAGATTTAGTATCTTGCCCACGGTCTCCCAGCTGATAAGTGATAGAGCTTCATTTGAATTGAAGTCTAAGTCCTTTTACTTCTTTTCATTGATGCATGATGCTGAGAGGCAACAAATTTATATTCAACAGGCCACTTGTTAAACAGCTAAGAAATCAGAGAAATTAAATCAGGGTAAGCCTCCCCATTGGTATTATGCTGATGCAAACAAAATAGTACCACATCATCTAAACCTTctgtagaaattattttataagataaatgTTATTGTCTCAAAGTTATGGATGTTTTTTCCCTTAATTTCAAAATCTATAAGCAAATCTCCATGCCTCTCAGACACCTCCCTGCGTTCCCAGAAAAAACAGGATCAGAAAAGACAATTTTTCTCTGATGCTCCCTCTACTTCCAAATGAGACAGAACAGGGAGGTTCTAATCAGAAGTGAAGATTTTGCTACCGGAGAAGGCATTGATTACATAACTTTTGCTGGGGAATTTTAGAGCTCTAAACAAAGAACCAGTTTAGCAAAAATACTTGAGTCACTAGTTTCAGGCATAAACTTGGGGGAGtttaaaatatttgagataaaatatttgagatagtaatttactatttttttactaTTCATGCTTTTTGCCAGACTTGAGGGCTCTCAGTTTTTTGTATCAAACATTTTTTATACAACCTATTCTTTATCTTCTCCTTATGGGATTTTAAACATTGGGCCTTTAGTTTTTGTCCCTTGGGCTTCTAAGGCTCTTATCACTTTGTAAACCATTTTCTCTCTGAAATTCAGATTGGACAATTTCTAGTGCTCTGCATTCAAACCAATTGActttttttccagcaccattctACTACTGAATCCAATAAATAGATATCTTATTTTGGTGTTTGCATTTTTCAAGTGTGAAATATCCATTTGattctttttatagttttcatcttttctgatttttttaactttcaattcACTTCAAGAGTGTTtttctggggttggagtgatagcccaatgggtaaggcatttgccttacaagcggccgacccgggttcaattcccagaattccatatggtccccaaaacacagccaggagtaattcctgagtgcatgagccaggatgcCACCGGGTGAGaatccccctcccaaaaaagagtGTTTTTCTCTACATGTCAGAACATTTTTTCAATAGCAGTTTTAAAGACTGATGTTTGAAACATCTGTATTTCTTCAACACTGACATCCATCCATTGTCTTTTCTAACACATTAAGATATTCCTAGCTATTTTTGTGCTAAGTAATTTATATTGTATGCTAAATATTTTTAGTTGTATGTAACTTTGAATCATATTAAAATTCAATGACAAATGTGGAGAATGTGATGTCTGTATTCCAGTAGACATTCATTCAGAAAATGCATCTAACCATCCTTCAGTTGGAAGGCAATTCCATGTGCAAAGATTCAGCAATACTATTCCTGCCTTTCCACTTTTGCACCACAGGGTGACCTGGATGTGAAAAACAATCTGTCTCAGAATTAATTCTCTAAGTCAGAGCCACACAGACTCCTGTACAGTGCACAATGTTATGCTGAattccctgcctcccctctctgtaatcctctgtgttttttttgttttgttacttgAGATTACCTCCCAACTAGAAGTTACTCCATTTGCTATCTTCTTCCCAAAGTGGCCAAGGAATGGAGTAATCGTGTgatgaaagaaagacaaaaagcaaTGGAGTTTCTTACCACCATCTTGGTTTCATAGTTACTCTTATTAAACAGGAAGGATCCCTCTTTCAGATATTTAGGCGCCTACAGGCATTCATTTCTCTGTGGCTACCACCACTACCATGGCCACAAAGTTACCTGAAAACTGGACTatgaaatgagaagaaaataaaaaagaatttaagaaatagGAATCTGACCGATTCTTCCTGAACACTTGAATTCTCCTCGCATAGTCTCTAGCTCAGAAAATGGGCTCCTCCTACCAACATCTCTATAAGTAAATGATGTTTTTCCTTCCACTTCTGAGTAGTTAATTTGAGTACAAAAGAAGGACAAGCAGGGTGGGggcaaaataagcaaaatatactGTTGGTCCAAACTCTGATCTCCTCCcatttgctttttaatattttcactgaGAGTTCTTAAATTGTTGCTTGATGCATTCAGCCCAGGATTGGCAGTGGCTCTTTAATAATCTTTGTACCTACCTGGTAGGTCAGTAGGAAACAGAGGTTTGTCTGCCTAATCTGTTTCACCTAAAACAAAACCCATCACTATCAGATTAAAGTCCCTAAATTGCAAGTGGTTCCATCAGTAAACATCCTAGCAAGAAATAGAGGTAGATGATAATTGGgcaaatagggactggagaggcagtacaggggtTATGGTACTTGCCTGGAATGTGGCTCACATttatttgacccccagcactgaatatgggCCCCCAGTAGGGCCAAAATCATTCTTGAGCagtcaggggtaatccctgatcacagtgGGTGTATCCCAAGAGAAAATGGGGGCTGAAGAAGGATACACAAATGTGAAAGTAATGTAGGAAAATTATAAATAGTAGTGTGATGTCTGGAGCTGAATGACAGCAGAAACCTTTAATCCATAGGGGGAAAATGTACAACAAGATGAGGCAGTTTCCATACCTGAATACATAGAAACTGTCTTCCCCAGTTAAGGAGGAAAATGAACTAACAGGAGGAATAATTATTCAATCTTTTCATCATTGGTCTCCCAATATACTGTACCCAAAGATGTGAAAACATAATTAATACAGGTCAGTCTTCGCAGAGTTTCTCGGGGGAGAGAGGTAGACAGGAGGGCAAACAGAAGACGTTTGTggtaacaaagaaacaaaattaaatttaatcttattattattattcatcattttatttcattattggaGGCACAAGTTATGATCTATACCAGAGATGTTTttacttctaatttatttttattttttattaaataactgtgagatacacagttgcaaagttgctcatgattggatttgggtcaaacaatgttccaacacacatcccttcaccagtgtacatttcccaccacctatgttcccagtttttctctttctatcccacaccccaagtctgcctctgtggcaggcacttttcttcccctatctttctctctctctcattttatctctttttctctctctctgtttctctgtctttccttctctttccttttggcatatggtttgcaatgcagttactgaaaggttatcatgtatatccctttacctaatttcagctCTCAATTCTTGCTGagagtgatcatttttaactataaaacaatgtttttcaAACACTAATGTGCATAGGAATCACTGGAGAATCATATGAAAGTGCAAGTTTCTCCATGTCCCCTTGATTGCCCTGTGAGATTTGCAATGCACTAGGCATACTACATCTGAAAGTAATCAATAAGAAGTGCTCCTTTCTGAATCATGCAGCTGATGATAAAAATGGTATTGTATAAGCAGGCAGTATTGTTCAATGGCAGCTCCAGAGTGTATAAGTATGAGAAGGTTTAGGGGTGTCAGAAGAAAGCTGTAATATTTTCCAATCAAGTATGATGGTTTTATACTCTTTGTACCTACCTGGCAAGTTTTGTTGACTGACTTAAAACCATTTATCCTGCGATTGCATGATATTTTCATGAATGAGTGAGGAGAAAAGTCTTCTAATGACTCTTTTAGCACTGCTACTTTTTGAAATTCAAATGAGATCAGATGATGAGtaactaaaatataattaaattgaaaacaacctatttaattttaatgcaaGCAGAATTCCTTTCAAAATCTCTGAAGGTCAAGATAATTTGCATTTTTCATGAAAATGCTTAAAATTAACAAGAAATTGCTGGAAAATAGAACTTAAGATAAATTGAATCACGTTTAAAATTCAGAGTTAGAGATTTTAAACATCTTATGATGATGTTTTCTCTAAAATGACTATTCCTggtgaaagtagaaattaatttAGGTCATCATTATCCATATGATGGTTTCTAATATGCTGGTTTGCTTTAAGAACAGGCACCAAGAAACCCCTATAACCTGTTACCTAGTGAATAAAAAGACTTTTGGTTTGATGTGGTGTCATGTTGAAACAGCTGAGCACCATAGGGAGCAGATTATTTGCATTGGGGATTGTCATGCTAAATCCTGCAGCCATCCCCATCTGCAATGCAAGCTTCGTTACTAGAATGGAGATTAACTGGTTCAACCGGGTCCATCATTAAACTATTCCACCATCatattccttgagcacagagaagaAACCTGTCCTGACCCAGAGTACTTGGTATTCTAAGAAAATATGGCAGAGAGGGAACACTGGAGTCCAGCCGATCCAATCAATCCCTTTCCTATTCTGACAATACCCTAACCCTTTCTCCACTAAGACTTCACTTTATTGTTCTCTGCAAAATAATAGACTAGAACAAGAAACTCCTTTCTAGTGAATCCAAGTTTTGTTTCATGGAAATATTCACAAGGAAATGAAGTAAATGGTCACCCAAATAGTACACATTAGGTAACTAGACCTGTATATTAAACATTTTCAATATTgttgtgttgttattgttgttgttgtttttctttcacaGACTGGACATGAAAGCTTTTGGTGTACATGTCTCATGCATTGAACCAGGAATGTTTAAAACAGGGCTGTCTGATCCAGCAGAGTCCACTAGAAAGAAGCTTTCCATATGGAAACAGTTATCACCAGATGTCAAAAAACAGTACGGAGAAGATTACATTGCAAAATGTGAGTTTGTGAGTGAATTGGGGTCCTCTGCGATgtattgtcttgcatgcataaaGAAGTaaacataaatttcttttatttaatttttggtttgggtgccatACCTGGCCGGGAtcagggctggctctgggctcagggatcatgtctggcagtgctcaggggatcatttggggtgccaggactataactcgggtcagctgcttgcaaagcaaataccgtacctgtactgtcactctggccaagcaaacacaaatttaaaaataaagttctggGACAAGATTGCtcaagtggtggagcacatgcctagcaggtGTGAGGTCTTTCATTCAATCCCTAAAACTGCATTCCTCTCTATTACTGGCCCCACACCAGCACTATCAGGTGTAAGCCTGGTAGCCCCCAAACATTGCTAGATCTGAGAATTGCACTACAAGGCTAAAAAACtaaaccactggactagaacatTGAGCCAAGCATCAATGATTCCTCTTCATTCTAGTATCGTTTTTCTCAGatacttataaatatttatgacatTCCAAGGTCTAAACTAATGCCTAAGTACCTTAGCTTACATCATTACTCAAAGGAGCTGTAGTAATTAGCAGAGAtttggaaacatcccaaatcaTAGAccaggtatgtgtatatatggacaGAAGCACATTGTCCTTATTTCTGCATATGCATCCTATCCTTAATAAGTTCCAATTATTAACTCAATATTGCTCAGAGATTTGTGGAGGCTACAAAATATAAAGACTCCAACTCTTGTCCTCAATTTTCATATGACTTAGCGAACAACAAACGTAATCAAGCACAATGATAAAGCCATGAGACTGAACAGCAAGCGAGAATATTGATTCTTTACTTCTTAGACAAAATTCATCATCCTAGAAGGTGTGGAATCATTGCTCAATAAATTCAGGCAGGAAAATATCATTGTTAATAAAGAAATTAGTATGGAGGAGGTCATACTAATAACCTCTGAATAAGTCCTAGAGAACTGGAGGAAAGGATTGGGTGGAAACTTCCTGAAGCAGGAACACACAGGAGGCATAGAAGGAAGAAGCAACATAAGTCAGACTGAGTCATGGATGAATGACTAATGCCAAAGATCAGATTATGATGATTAACATAGTGTGACATTTATCACGTACTTGTCACCATTCTAAATGATTCCtacttaaaatattcaaataagtcTTTTGAGGTAGAGATATCTCTTAAGTTTTAGAAGTAGAGGCACAAAGAAAAAACCAAAGCAGCATAGCTGGTAACAGGTAGCAGGAGAGTGAGATTTGTACCCAAGCAGCCTGACCTGGCCATTTGCTTAGGGGTCCCACAGTATAATATAAACAAGGCATTAGGGATCTGGTAGAACTTCTCATGTAAGGGCTTTACCAAGGTCTCAAACTCTCTAGTCCTGATAAGTCTGAATCACAGGTGTCACTAACTGATTTCCCATTATGTGCCAATCGAGTCCCCACCAACCTCTGTCCCCTTAGACCTTGCTATGATCCTGCTTTATTTATGAGCTTGGTTAGACAGCAAGTGAGGGTGGGTGCAAGGTCAAGAGTTTTGAAGCTGGAGCCAAGAGCCAAGTCAGATGCATTTGgggaagtatttttaaatgacaatccTTCCAATCACCAGCCCaaatacgcacacacacacacacacacacacacacacacacacacatcaagaaCGAAGTACATGGTCTTCTATATCAACTAGAATATGAGGTTTGAGAAACCTGCCAGAACTTGGGGGAGGATGGAAAAGCTCCCTGGCTTACAGGCCTTATAGACATCATGAAGTACGTTTCCTTTATTGCTTTGAATTTTGCTTCCTGGACCAATACCATCTGCTTCAGAGGTGGAGACCAGGACAAGCCTCTATCAGTTTACAATGACCACCATAGAGAGCTATTaatcactcactcacactcacctaTGCTGCTGATTCCAGTAGGTTCAGAAATAAAATTCCTCATTTAAAAACTTCTTTCTCTGTTTGATATTGccatactttttactttttttttttttttttttttttttaaattttattgaatcaccatgtggagggttacatagttctcaggattatgtcggttatacagttctcaaacacccttcacttcaccagtgcccatcttccatcaccaacccccccagtatacctgccgccccctcccacctccccagtcccaacccttgcacatgatatgtttcacttcgtttacgccttatttcgattacattccatgtttcaacacacaactcactaccgttgttggggtttcccccaaaaaagaaaagcagtcctattgccaaggaggcatttgatagttctccattgctaagaatatagagatattaagtcccgctgtttgttacatagtttttctttttcccccttgccccgcgccaccgagttcacgcctgttttagtaatcgccacgctgcctgacaagggaaaaaaaaaccgaaaaggatggttatttcccgtcatcagcaggcgtggggctctggcttagttgatagacttgtagagtatctgcaagcagtctctggaaccgacggtcttgcgctggtgtcggctccggctcgagattccaccagcgtcccgctgttccttgtacataatttttccccttacatcccattcccacgccaccaggtctgtttgcttaatggacatcacactgtagttgatgacacaccgcgtttcttcccgagaaagaagaaaatttcttctcagccggcgtggggatatagcttagttcagtctagtgagatggctaccactttgattgccttcaatatttcagcaacagacttactattaggatctcccacaaaagtccgccccattagaaaggaaccattacatattgctcatactaagatgacattaagtcgcgcggccgcggaagcggccgcgcggttttgggtttctgtataaagtccagggaaagtacaaccagaaataacatcactataaacttttacccttttatggtgctcataagatggagaaacctagagagaggctcggcgtctccgttttgcgctcaggaaaaccgcggcccctgcgctgtgctcaggagggaggagttgagagagagacaggttaaaagaattgggggatgcccgggtcccacagcttcagcacgccgtggggtctctggtcccatgccggaattagttcagtgggctgcttggggtccggaTATTGCCATACTTTTTAAATTCCTTTGGATAAATATTGCTCTTGCATCTCAAAATTATTCTTCATTTGGGCCCTGAACCAAGTGTTCTGTTTTAGAAGGCCGGGGGCCCAATTTTGCTCCAATAGTTCCATTAGAATTTTCTAATTTAAGATTTAGGGCTCAGGGCCccaagtaatagtacagtgggcagggcacttaccttgcattcagccaacctaggtttgattcctggcatcccatatgctccccagagtgccatcaggagtaattctttagtttAAAGCTAGAAGTAATCTCTAAGCATtattggatgtggctcaaaaaccagaaagaaaaaaaaagacttgaggcTCAGCTAGATTCACTGGAAAGTAGAGTATAAATGCAGTAAGGGTTCAAAATAGCTACTATAAAGTCAAAGAGATTCACTGCATGCAAGAAGACCAGGTGTGATTCTAAGTATCACGTGGTCACTGACACCACTAGAagagatccccaagcacagaggtgGAATTAGCCCCCCATcttggctggatgtggccccaaaaccaaaataaaagtgacctgtccttatttattttttaaaattttattgaatcaccatgagatagttacaaggctttcattatttattattaggtAAGACTCTTCGAGAAACTTAGGGCAAGTGGGGTTTgagtttcaaataaatatttaaattgtagAGTTTTCCTTGAGAAGAGACTACCtaatatgctttttttaaaattttttaaaaatttatttattttttaattagtgaatcaccatgagggtacagttacagatttacacattttcgtgcttgtgtttccctcatacaatgttcgagaacccatccttccaccagtgccacccccagtcctatccccccaccccatccctcctctatggcagggtattcccttttgttctctctctccttttgactacCTAGTATGTTTTAAGAGCAAAAGCAGAGTGCTGTTTTTGCTGATGCAGTCAAAATATCTGCATCATGACAGTTATCTCAATTCATTCGTCTGTCACTTCATTTGCCTGAAAATTAGGATATTTTTAAACTCCCAAGTCAGACATTTCGGGATAAATTCCTCTTTAGTCATTGTATTACAAGGCGTATGGCCTGAGGGCACACCCATGCACCCACACTTCCCCCAAACACAATACTTCCTTCAAGTAAGTTTGGAATCAAATCCAAATTTTTCTGGGTTTACAGACCTCACATACATCACGAAGTACATTTTCTTCATTGCTTTCAATTTTGCTACCTGGACCAGCAACAGCTGAATCATCTTAAAATTTGATAAACAATGAAATTCTTAggtcccatttcacagatgtcTTAAATATCAGAAGTGGAGCCCAACTTTGTCATGGTCCCAATGGGATTCTGCTACCCACTCAAATCTGAGACACATTGTTGCCTTCTTTTCTGAGGAGTAGATGCAAAGTCATCATTATGGGCCTCCATGATGATAGCAAATTCAACACAATGTCCAGAGTGCTTCCTCCCCTTCACTTCACACCTTAGCCTCACACTGTTCTTTCACTTTTTATCCAAAGAGTAACCGTTTCTTGTCTCCTTTCTACAGGTGTAGACAAACTGAAAATCACTCAGACCTTCATGAACCGGGACCTCTCCCCGGTGGTGGCATGCATGGAGCATGCGCTCACAAGTCTCTTCCCTAAAACCCGTTATACTGTTGGGAAAGATGCCAAGATTTACTGGATTCCGCTGTCTCAcatgccagctgttttgcaagatttcttATTGTCGAAACAGAGAGTAGAGCTGGATAATCCTAAAGCAGTGTGACTCAGCTGACAACAAGTGCCGGCCCTAGGCTATGAGATGGGCTAAGTTCATCTCCTTTCAATTTCATTTATCTAAttcttttatcaattttttatCAAATTCATTTGTAAATGAATTTGAGGTAATTGGTTATCTTGCTGGAAATGAAGGATTAGAACTCAGTTttataagtttttgtttgttttattttgaactaAAAGTGTcggctcaagggctattcctggttctgtgctcaggagtttcccCTGACAAGACGGATttccatacatggtgccagaaatcaagttggtattggccttatgcaaggcaagttcctaaaTGCCTCTTCTAagtctctggcccctgttctggAAGTTTTGATGGAGGTGGGAGAACAAAAAGAATTGAAATATGATTTGACTGATATCAGGTAGAACTAGAAACAGGAGATAGGAAGAGGTCAAGAAAtatgagacttaaaaaaaaaagaaacagatacaAGTGTGAAGGACAGTAGACTCTGAAGCAAACACACCTATTTTAGAGAGTTGCAGTCAACTACAGGGAGTAAGGAAGGTGAATGAACAGTCCTGTTGAACACTGATATATCCCTCCTCACTTGGTTTAGAGACCAGAAGAACTGCCCACATTTGCCCTATGATACAATCTGAAAATTCCTTAGAGGTCTTTTATAGATCTGTCTGTAGAGACACAATAAAT contains these protein-coding regions:
- the DHRS9 gene encoding dehydrogenase/reductase SDR family member 9, whose translation is MLFWLLALLILCGFLWNYKGLLKISDIDDKYVFITGCDSGFGNLAAKTFDKKGFHVFAACLTESGLAALKAETSERLHAVLLDVTDPETVKRTAQWVKNQVGEKGLWGLINNAGILGVLAPTDWLTVDDFREPIEVNFFGLICVTLNMLPLVKKARGRIINVSSVGGRLAFCGGGYIPSKYAVEGFNDSLRLDMKAFGVHVSCIEPGMFKTGLSDPAESTRKKLSIWKQLSPDVKKQYGEDYIAKCVDKLKITQTFMNRDLSPVVACMEHALTSLFPKTRYTVGKDAKIYWIPLSHMPAVLQDFLLSKQRVELDNPKAV